One window of candidate division KSB1 bacterium genomic DNA carries:
- a CDS encoding glutamine--tRNA ligase/YqeY domain fusion protein, whose protein sequence is MSLPIERNFDESGEKNVHFIRQIINKDIAEGKNGGKVITRFPPEPNGYLHIGHAKAICLNFGLAQEYNGRCHLRFDDTNPVKEEQKYIDAIIEDVRWLGFDWGEHLYFASDYFEQMYQWAEKLILDGKAYVCSLTPEQIREYRGTLTEPGKESPDRNRPIEENLQLFRRMRAGEFKDGQYTLRAKIDMSHPNMNMRDPVMYRILHARHPRTGDKWCIYPMYDWAHGLEDSIEGITHSICTLEFEDHRPLYDWFLDQLGIHHPQQIEFARLNMTYTVMSKRKLLRLVNEGVVNGWDDPRMPTIAGMRRRGYTPEAIRTFAERIGVSKRESLVDFGFLEHCVREDLNKRAPRVMGVLDPVRVVIENYPEGQVEWLEAVNNPEDPSAGTRQVPFTRELYIERDDFMENPPKGYFRLTIGAEVRLRYAYYIRCTSVVKDKDGRIVEIRCTYDPESRGGYTADGRKVKGTIHWVSAPHAVEAEVRLYDKLLTVPDPSQEEEATDFLSLINPNSLIVLKGCKVEPSLKTAPVGYICQFERKGYFCVDPDTEKLGMPVFNRTVELKDTWSKILKSQSNEG, encoded by the coding sequence ATGTCATTGCCCATCGAACGAAATTTCGACGAAAGCGGCGAGAAGAACGTTCATTTCATTCGCCAAATCATCAATAAGGACATCGCTGAAGGCAAAAACGGCGGCAAAGTGATCACCCGTTTTCCGCCCGAACCGAACGGCTATCTGCACATCGGCCACGCGAAGGCGATATGCCTGAATTTCGGGCTGGCTCAGGAATACAACGGCCGTTGCCATCTGCGCTTCGACGATACCAATCCGGTCAAGGAAGAGCAGAAATATATCGACGCCATCATCGAAGATGTGCGGTGGCTTGGGTTCGACTGGGGAGAGCATCTCTATTTTGCGTCGGACTATTTCGAGCAGATGTATCAATGGGCCGAGAAGCTGATCCTCGACGGCAAGGCTTATGTCTGCTCTTTGACGCCCGAACAGATTCGTGAATATCGCGGCACTCTTACGGAGCCTGGAAAAGAGAGTCCGGACCGCAACCGTCCAATCGAGGAAAATTTGCAGCTTTTTCGCCGCATGCGGGCTGGGGAGTTTAAAGACGGTCAATACACCCTGCGTGCCAAAATTGACATGTCGCATCCCAATATGAATATGCGCGATCCGGTAATGTATCGGATTCTGCACGCCCGCCATCCAAGAACCGGAGACAAGTGGTGCATCTATCCGATGTACGATTGGGCACACGGATTAGAGGACTCGATCGAAGGTATAACCCATTCCATTTGCACTCTAGAGTTCGAAGACCATCGCCCCCTCTATGATTGGTTTTTGGATCAGCTGGGCATTCATCACCCGCAGCAGATCGAATTCGCGCGGCTGAACATGACTTATACGGTAATGAGCAAACGCAAACTGTTGCGTCTGGTGAATGAAGGGGTTGTGAACGGATGGGATGATCCGCGCATGCCGACCATCGCCGGAATGCGGCGGCGAGGATATACGCCCGAGGCTATTCGGACGTTTGCAGAACGAATCGGCGTTTCTAAACGCGAAAGCCTGGTTGACTTTGGTTTTTTGGAACACTGCGTGCGGGAAGATTTAAACAAACGAGCGCCGCGGGTGATGGGAGTTTTGGATCCCGTGCGCGTGGTGATTGAAAACTATCCCGAAGGCCAGGTTGAATGGCTCGAGGCCGTCAACAATCCGGAAGATCCGAGCGCCGGAACACGGCAGGTGCCTTTTACGCGCGAGCTCTATATTGAGCGGGATGACTTTATGGAAAATCCGCCCAAAGGCTATTTTCGATTAACAATAGGGGCAGAAGTTCGGCTTCGTTATGCCTATTACATTCGCTGCACAAGTGTTGTCAAAGACAAAGATGGGCGAATCGTCGAGATCCGCTGCACTTATGATCCGGAATCGAGAGGCGGATATACGGCCGACGGCAGGAAAGTCAAAGGAACCATCCATTGGGTATCTGCGCCGCATGCGGTGGAGGCCGAAGTCCGTTTGTATGACAAGCTGTTGACAGTACCGGACCCGTCGCAGGAAGAAGAGGCGACGGACTTTTTGTCATTGATCAATCCGAATTCTCTGATTGTCCTCAAAGGCTGCAAAGTCGAACCGAGCCTCAAAACGGCTCCGGTCGGCTACATTTGCCAGTTTGAAAGAAAAGGATATTTCTGCGTGGATCCCGACACGGAAAAGCTCGGCATGCCGGTATTCAACAGGACCGTGGAGTTAAAGGATACCTGGTCCAAGATTCTCAAAAGTCAAAGCAATGAGGGCTGA